GCTACGAGGGCAAGCGCATCCGCCTCGGCGGCCTGGTTAAGGAGGGGACGATCCGCTACGACCCCAAGACGCTCGAGCTCGACTTCGTCGTCACCGACGGCGTGGTGGACATCCCCGTGCAGCACGAGGGCACCCCGCCGGAGCTCTTCAAGGACAACCAGGGCGTCGTCGTTGAGGGGCGTTTCGACGGCAAGGTGTTCAAGGGCGAGAACCTGCTCATCAAGCACTCCGAAACCTACCAGGCGCCGCCGGAAGGGGGCTACACCCCCGAAGAGGTGCGCAAGCTGATCGAGGAGGCCAAGTGAACCCCAGCATTCTGGGCAACATCGGACTCGTCCTGGCGGTCTTCTTCAGCGTGGCGGGCCTCGTGGCCGTCGTTTTTTCCTGGTTCCTGCGCGACGCCCGTTACGTGCGGGTGGCGCGCCGCAGCGCGCTGCTGGCCTTCCTGGGCACCTTCGTCGCCTTCGGCGCGCTCGAGTGGGCGCTGCTCACTGACGACTTCTCCATCCTCTACACCGCGCGCAACCACACCACCGCGAGCCCCACCTGGGTGAAGTTCGCCACCCTCTGGGCGGCGCTCGAGGGGTCGATCCTGCTCTGGGCGCTCTTGCAGACCCTCTACACCTGGCTCGCCGGGCGCAAGATGCGCGATTACTGGACGAGCCCGGTGGCCCTGGGCACGCTCTTCGTTATCCAGCTCTTCTTCCTCGTCAACGTCCTCTTCGTCATCAACCCCTTCACCCCGGTGCCCAACCCGCCGGCCGACGGCCCGGGGCCCAACCCGCTCTTGCAGAACCACTGGATGATGGCCGTCCACCCCATCCTGATGTACCTGGGCTTCGTGGGCCTCTCCGTGCCCTTCGCCTACGCGGTCGCCGCCATGGTGACCCGCCGCTACCAGACCTGGGTCAGCGAAACCAAGTGGTGGTTGATCTTCGCCTGGGGCTTCCTCACCGCCGCCATCTTCGCCGGAGGTTGGTGGAGCTACGAGGTGCTGGGATGGGGCGGCTACTGGGCCTGGGATCCGGTGGAGAACGCCTCGTTCATCCCCTGGCTGTTGGCCACCGCCTTCGTGCACACCGCGATGGTGCAGGAGCGCCGGGGGCTGTTTCGCAGCTGGAACTTCGCCCTGGTGACCCTGGCCTTCGCCGGGACCGTCTTCGGCACCTTCCTCACGCGCTCCGGCGTGATCGAGTCGGTGCACGCCTTCGCGGGCGGCCCGGTGGGGCCGATCTTCCTGGGCTTCCTGCTCGTCATCCTGGCCGTGGGCTTTTCCCTGCTCGGGCGCGTTTCCAGCGAGGTGCGCGACGTCGGCAGCGTGAACGTCTGGAGCCGCGAGGGGCTGCTGCTCTTCGGCGCCCTCGTCTTCGTGGTGATGGCCTTCGTGGTGATCCTGGGCACCCTCTTCCCGCTCCTGGTGGAAGCCTTCAACGGCGCCAAGGTCTCGGTGGGGGCGCCGTTCTTCAACCAGCTCTTCGTGCCCCTGGGCTACGCCATGCTCGTGCTGATGGCCCTCGGTCCGCTGCTGCCCTGGCGCAAGGCCGACCCCGAGACGCTGCGCGTCATCGCCTGGATGGCGGTCTCGCTGGTGCTGGGCACCGCCGCGGGGCTCGCCCTGGGCTGGACCCTGTGGGTGAGCCTGACCGTCGGACTCTTCCTCTTCAACCTCGTCGCCCTGGGGTGGCTGATCGCCAGCCCGATCGCGCGCAAGTCGCGCGCCCTCGGAGGCGTGCGCGCCGGCATGGGGTCGCTGGCCTGGACGCGGAGGCGCTACGGGGGCTACCTCGTGCACTTCGCGGTGGCGCTCTCGGCGCTGGCCATCGCCTTCAGCCAGAGCTACCGGCTGGACGTCCAGAAAACGCTGCAGATCGGTGAGTCCTGGCAGGTGGCCGGCCGCACCATCACGGTGCACGCCCTTCGCGCCGTCGAGGACCCGCACCGCTACTCGGTGATCGCCGACGTGGAGATCAGCGGCATGGGCACGCGTCAGCCGCGGCTGAACTACTACCCCACGTCGCGAACCCCGTTCGCCTCGCCCTCGGTGGCCTACACCCTGGGCAAGGACTACTACCTGGTGCTGCAGGCCTTCGACCAGGAGAACGCCCAGTGGGTGACGCTGCGGCTGGTCGTGACGCCGCTGGTCCTCTGGCTATGGGTCTCGGCGGTCCTCATGGCGCTCGGCACCGCGATGATCCTCTGGCCCGCCCGCCGCGCGGCGCGGGCGGCCGCCGCCGGGGAGGTGGGCGCATGAGGGCCCTTTTCGGAGTGCTGCTGGCCCTCGCCATTGGGGCGTTGTTCTGGTGGGGCATGCAGACCAAGGACGAGCGCAGCGAGCTGCCGTCGGCCCTGGCGGGCCGGCCGGCGCCCGCGTTCGACCTGGAGCTGCTGCCCAGTTCGCGCGAGGCCTGGGGCGAGCGGCTCGACCTGAGCGACTACCTGGGCAAGAAGCCGATCATCCTCAACTTCTGGGCCAGCTGGTGCTACCCCGCCTGCTACGAGGAGGCGCCGATCCTGGAGGCCACCTGGCGCCGCTGGAAGGACCAGGTGCTCTTCGTCGGGGTCAACACCCAGGACGAGCTGGACGCGGCCGAGAAGTTCATCGAGCAGTTCGGCATCAGCTTCCCCAACGTCTACGACCCCCGGGGGAAGGTGGGCATCGACTACGGCATGTACGGCGTGCCCGAGACCTTCGCCATCTCGGTCGAGGGGCGGGTGCTCGAGCGCTTCGCCGGCACGATCAGCGCCGAAAAGCTCGAGTCCATGATTCGTGAGGTGTTGCCGTGAGACGCTGGCTGTGGGTCTTGGTTCTGGCGCTGGGGCTCGCGGGCGCGCAGACGGTGGGCAACGAACCGCCCCCCGACCTGCCGCCCAAGGTCTTCGAGATCGCCAAGAAGCTGCGCTGCCCGGTGTGCCGCGGGGAGAGCGCGGCCGAGTCGAACGCCGGGGTCACCGAGGAGATGCGGCGGCAGATCGCCGAGATGCTGGCCGAGGGCAAGACCGAGGACGAGATCATTCAGTACTTCGTGGACCGCTACACCGAGTGGATCCTCTACGAGCCCCCCAAGCGCGGGCTGGGGCTGGTGGTGTGGCTGGCCCCGGTGATCGGGCTGGGCATCTTCGGCTTCGGTCTCTACAGCTACCTGCGCGCCACGTCGCGGCGCGCTGCGGAACTCGAAGGCGTCAGCGAAGAGGAGCTGGCCCGGGCCGAAGCCGAGCTCGGGCGCGATGACGAAGGAGGCGCCCCGTCATGATCCTGTTCTGGACCGTTGTTGCGTTGTTGGTGCTCCTGGCCGCCGTCTACGCCACCCTGCCGCTGGCGCGCGAGCCCGAACCCTTTCCCTCCGACCCCCTGCCCGAGGAGCTGCGGGCCGAGATCGAGGCGCTGAAGCAGGAAGCGCGCGAGCTCGAGGGCAGCGAACGCAAGCGCACCCTGGGCCGCATCGTGCAGCTCGAGCGCCGGCTTGCGGAGCTCGAAGGCCGGC
This genomic stretch from Oceanithermus profundus DSM 14977 harbors:
- the ccmE gene encoding cytochrome c maturation protein CcmE; amino-acid sequence: MKTKYLIGFLIVVAAIAYLAFGGLGNSLVYYVLPSEYAENPARYEGKRIRLGGLVKEGTIRYDPKTLELDFVVTDGVVDIPVQHEGTPPELFKDNQGVVVEGRFDGKVFKGENLLIKHSETYQAPPEGGYTPEEVRKLIEEAK
- a CDS encoding TlpA family protein disulfide reductase, whose amino-acid sequence is MRALFGVLLALAIGALFWWGMQTKDERSELPSALAGRPAPAFDLELLPSSREAWGERLDLSDYLGKKPIILNFWASWCYPACYEEAPILEATWRRWKDQVLFVGVNTQDELDAAEKFIEQFGISFPNVYDPRGKVGIDYGMYGVPETFAISVEGRVLERFAGTISAEKLESMIREVLP
- a CDS encoding heme lyase CcmF/NrfE family subunit, with product MNPSILGNIGLVLAVFFSVAGLVAVVFSWFLRDARYVRVARRSALLAFLGTFVAFGALEWALLTDDFSILYTARNHTTASPTWVKFATLWAALEGSILLWALLQTLYTWLAGRKMRDYWTSPVALGTLFVIQLFFLVNVLFVINPFTPVPNPPADGPGPNPLLQNHWMMAVHPILMYLGFVGLSVPFAYAVAAMVTRRYQTWVSETKWWLIFAWGFLTAAIFAGGWWSYEVLGWGGYWAWDPVENASFIPWLLATAFVHTAMVQERRGLFRSWNFALVTLAFAGTVFGTFLTRSGVIESVHAFAGGPVGPIFLGFLLVILAVGFSLLGRVSSEVRDVGSVNVWSREGLLLFGALVFVVMAFVVILGTLFPLLVEAFNGAKVSVGAPFFNQLFVPLGYAMLVLMALGPLLPWRKADPETLRVIAWMAVSLVLGTAAGLALGWTLWVSLTVGLFLFNLVALGWLIASPIARKSRALGGVRAGMGSLAWTRRRYGGYLVHFAVALSALAIAFSQSYRLDVQKTLQIGESWQVAGRTITVHALRAVEDPHRYSVIADVEISGMGTRQPRLNYYPTSRTPFASPSVAYTLGKDYYLVLQAFDQENAQWVTLRLVVTPLVLWLWVSAVLMALGTAMILWPARRAARAAAAGEVGA
- a CDS encoding cytochrome c-type biogenesis protein; this translates as MRRWLWVLVLALGLAGAQTVGNEPPPDLPPKVFEIAKKLRCPVCRGESAAESNAGVTEEMRRQIAEMLAEGKTEDEIIQYFVDRYTEWILYEPPKRGLGLVVWLAPVIGLGIFGFGLYSYLRATSRRAAELEGVSEEELARAEAELGRDDEGGAPS